The Trichomycterus rosablanca isolate fTriRos1 chromosome 22, fTriRos1.hap1, whole genome shotgun sequence genome has a window encoding:
- the fbxl16 gene encoding F-box/LRR-repeat protein 16, producing MSSPSELKSPCVTRNGMVKLPPQPNGLGSASITKGTPAAKNRLCQASSVPPSLPYHLEPLSMATDARQYTKLERQLALDEKVLNRLLWYFTTAEKCALAQVCKTWRKVLYQPKFWEGVTPVLHAKELYNALPNGEKEFVSLQAFALRGFHSFCLVGVSDLDICEFIDNYPLSKKGVKSLSLKRSTITDAGLEVMLEQMQGLLHLELSGCNDFTEAGLWSSLNARLTSLSVSDCINVADDAVAAISQLLPNLCELSLQAYHVTDTAMAYFTAKQGCTTRTLRLHSCWEITNHGVVNMVHSLPNLTALSLSGCSKITDDGVELVAENLRKLRSLDLSWCPRITDAALEYIACDLHKLEELVLDRCVRITDTGLGYLSTMSSLRSLYLRWCCQVQDFGLQHLFGMRSLRLLSLAGCPLLTTTGLSGLIQLQDLEELELTNCPGATAELFKYYSQHLPRCMVIE from the exons ATGTCCAGTCCGAGTGAGCTCAAGTCTCCGTGTGTGACGCGGAACGGAATGGTCAAGCTACCCCCCCAGCCCAACGGCCTTGGCTCAGCCAGCATCACTAAAGGCACTCCAGCGGCCAAGAACCGTCTGTGCCAGGCGTCCTCTGTGCCTCCCAGCCTGCCGTATCACCTGGAGCCCCTCTCAATGGCCACAGACGCCAGGCAGTACACCAAGCTGGAGAGGCAGTTGGCACTTGATGAGAAGGTGCTTAATCGGTTGCTTTGGTACTTTACCACAGCAGAGAAGTGCGCCCTGGCACAGGTGTGCAAGACGTGGCGCAAAGTCTTGTATCAGCCCAAGTTCTGGGAGGGTGTGACGCCCGTCCTGCATGCAAAGGAGCTCTACAACGCACTGCCCAATGGAGAAAAGGAGTTTGTGAGCCTGCAGGCGTTTGCACTACGTGGCTTCCATTCCTTCTGCCTGGTGGGTGTGTCAGACCTGGATATTTGTGAGTTCATCGATAACTATCCTCTGTCCAAGAAGGGCGTGAAGTCCCTCAGCCTGAAGCGCTCCACCATCACAGATGCCGGGCTTGAG GTGATGCTGGAGCAGATGCAGGGTCTGCTGCACTTAGAGCTTTCAGGTTGCAACGACTTCACTGAGGCCGGTCTGTGGTCCAGCCTGAACGCCCGGCTAACTTCGCTGAGTGTCAGTGACTGCATCAATGTAGCTGATGATGCCGTGGCAGCCATCTCGCAGCTGCTGCCCAACCTGTGCGAGCTGAGTCTGCAGGCGTACCACGTGACAGACACGGCCATGGCCTACTTCACAGCCAAGCAGGGATGCACCACACGCACACTGCGTCTGCACTCGTGCTGGGAGATTACCAACCATGGCGTAGTGAACATGGTGCACAGCCTTCCCAACCTGACCGCGCTCAGCCTGTCGGGTTGCTCTAAGATCACAGACGATGGTGTCGAGCTCGTGGCCGAGAACCTGCGCAAGCTCCGCAGCCTTGACCTCTCCTGGTGCCCACGCATTACTGACGCCGCACTAGAGTATATAGCCTGTGACCTGCACAAACTTGAGGAACTTGTGCTTGACCG gtgtgtacGGATCACAGACACAGGCCTTGGCTATCTTTCCACCATGTCTTCACTACGTAGTCTCTATCTACGCTGGTGCTGTCAG GTGCAAGATTTTGGCTTGCAGCACCTGTTTGGTATGAGGAGTTTGCGTCTTCTCTCTCTAGCAG GCTGCCCCCTGCTGACCACCACTGGCCTATCAGGTCTGATCCAGCTGCAGGATCTGGAGGAGCTAGAACTGACCAACTGCCCTGGTGCCACGGCAGAGCTCTTCAAATACTACTCGCAGCACCTGCCACGCTGCATGGTGATCGAGTAA